A genomic segment from Geitlerinema sp. PCC 7407 encodes:
- a CDS encoding CHASE2 domain-containing protein, whose translation MGKRLNNRWLEFAQPLWSKRRIILTALGASSFVIALRFGGLLQSFEWSLLDQYFRLRPQHAPDSRVLIVEINEADLRYAERWPIPDDTMAALLRRLGELQPRVIGLDIYRDLPVEPGHEEIKAVFREVPNIIGIERIQDQQNSGVLGPPGLVATKQVGFNNLFIDPDGTVRRMLLYWRTEDGVTHRSFALKLVQGYLASEDVSLRPVEGDRDALRLGQATLRRFGPNDGGYVRADNGGYQLLANFQNPRQGFERVSMTAVLKGEVKPEQVRDRVVLIGSTAISIRDFFYTPYSGGDRNSAKPVAGVELHANFVSQLLSAALQGRPLMRVIPDWLEYLWIFAWACLGSSLCWQFRKPWQSAGTILLAMLLLTGTGFVLFLVGWWIPVVPTGLALMGSAAGITSYLAHLEEELKRSKEFLQGVINTIPDPIFVKDQSHRWIVLNEAFSRFLGHPLSLLLERSDYEFFPPDEAAVFQAQDDWVFSCGKEQETEEKFTDVQGVTHLIATKRSLHRDAAGNVFLVGVIRDITERKRMEEELKQTAAELVRSNAELKTSENHLRYLAHHDVLTGLPNRQLFVERLEQALDWARNNHQLVALLYLDLDGFKEINDTEGHDAGDLVLKTVARRLTRCLRGSDTVARLGGDEFTVILPAIPERQIAARVADKILSTLSEPLTVNEKAVVVTTSIGISTFPSNAEDIEVLIKHADIAMYEAKEIGKNCYKFSEAVRAVENLS comes from the coding sequence ATGGGCAAGCGTTTGAATAATCGTTGGCTAGAGTTTGCGCAGCCGCTCTGGAGCAAACGCCGAATTATTTTGACGGCCTTGGGGGCCTCCAGCTTTGTCATTGCCCTGCGGTTCGGGGGCCTGCTGCAGTCCTTTGAATGGTCTTTGCTGGACCAGTATTTTCGGCTGCGCCCTCAGCATGCGCCAGACTCCCGCGTTTTGATCGTCGAGATCAATGAAGCGGACCTGCGCTATGCCGAGCGGTGGCCCATTCCTGACGATACGATGGCAGCCCTCCTGCGACGCCTCGGCGAGCTACAGCCGCGAGTGATCGGTCTGGATATTTATCGAGATTTACCGGTGGAGCCGGGGCACGAAGAGATAAAAGCCGTTTTTCGCGAAGTGCCCAACATTATTGGCATTGAGCGCATTCAAGATCAGCAGAATTCAGGGGTCCTAGGCCCTCCCGGACTGGTGGCGACCAAGCAGGTGGGCTTCAATAATTTGTTTATTGACCCAGACGGGACGGTCCGCCGGATGCTGCTGTACTGGCGTACCGAGGACGGTGTGACTCACCGCAGCTTTGCGCTCAAGCTGGTGCAGGGCTATTTGGCGTCGGAGGATGTCTCGCTGCGGCCGGTGGAGGGCGATCGCGACGCGCTGCGGCTTGGCCAAGCGACGCTGCGCCGGTTTGGGCCAAATGACGGTGGCTACGTCCGCGCAGACAATGGCGGCTATCAGCTGCTGGCCAATTTCCAAAATCCTCGCCAAGGCTTTGAGCGGGTCAGTATGACGGCGGTGCTCAAGGGAGAGGTCAAACCTGAGCAGGTCCGCGATCGCGTTGTGCTGATCGGCTCGACGGCCATTAGTATTCGCGACTTTTTCTATACGCCCTACAGCGGGGGCGATCGCAACTCCGCCAAGCCCGTGGCCGGAGTCGAGCTTCACGCCAACTTTGTCAGCCAGCTCCTGAGCGCGGCCCTCCAGGGACGTCCCCTGATGCGCGTGATCCCTGACTGGCTAGAGTACCTCTGGATTTTTGCGTGGGCCTGTCTAGGCTCTAGTCTGTGCTGGCAGTTTCGCAAGCCCTGGCAATCTGCGGGGACCATTCTTTTGGCGATGCTCCTTCTGACCGGCACGGGGTTTGTCTTATTTTTGGTGGGCTGGTGGATTCCGGTGGTGCCGACGGGCTTGGCGCTGATGGGCTCGGCGGCGGGCATCACCAGCTACCTGGCCCACCTCGAAGAGGAGCTCAAGCGCTCCAAAGAGTTTTTGCAGGGGGTCATCAACACGATTCCGGACCCCATTTTTGTCAAAGATCAGTCTCATCGCTGGATTGTCCTCAATGAGGCCTTTTCGCGGTTTTTGGGACATCCTTTGAGCCTTTTGCTCGAGCGCAGCGATTATGAATTTTTTCCGCCGGATGAGGCTGCGGTTTTCCAGGCGCAAGACGACTGGGTCTTTAGCTGCGGTAAGGAGCAGGAAACCGAAGAGAAGTTCACCGATGTCCAGGGGGTAACCCACCTGATTGCCACCAAGCGATCGCTCCATCGGGACGCCGCTGGCAACGTTTTTTTGGTGGGGGTGATTCGAGATATCACCGAGCGCAAGCGCATGGAAGAGGAGCTCAAGCAGACGGCAGCGGAGCTGGTGCGCTCCAACGCTGAGCTGAAAACCTCAGAAAATCACCTGCGCTACCTGGCTCACCACGATGTCTTGACGGGCCTGCCCAATCGTCAGCTGTTTGTGGAGCGCCTAGAGCAGGCCCTCGACTGGGCCCGCAACAACCATCAGCTGGTAGCGCTGCTGTACCTCGACCTCGACGGCTTCAAAGAAATTAACGATACCGAAGGTCACGATGCGGGGGATCTGGTCCTAAAGACCGTCGCCCGCCGCCTCACGCGCTGTCTGCGAGGCAGTGACACCGTCGCTCGCCTAGGGGGAGATGAGTTCACGGTGATTTTGCCAGCGATCCCTGAGCGCCAAATCGCGGCGCGGGTCGCCGACAAGATCCTGTCAACCCTCTCGGAACCCCTGACGGTGAATGAAAAAGCGGTGGTGGTAACCACGAGTATCGGCATCAGCACGTTCCCGTCCAACGCCGAAGACATCGAGGTCCTGATCAAACACGCGGACATTGCCATGTACGAGGCCAAGGAAATTGGCAAGAACTGCTACAAGTTCTCCGAGGCGGTCCGCGCAGTCGAGAACCTAAGCTAG